A genomic window from Leptospira ryugenii includes:
- the fusA gene encoding elongation factor G codes for MTATTATKRDPKLEKIRNIGISAHIDSGKTTLTERILFYTNKIHAIHEVRGKDGVGATMDSMDLERERGITIQSAATYATWKDITINIIDTPGHVDFTIEVERSLRVLDSAIMVLCGVAGVQSQSITVDRQMKRYSVPRVAFINKLDRTGANPWRVIEQLREKLHLNAHAVQIPIGLENDLKGIIDLIEMKAYYFEGPNGQDIKITEIPEELKAQAEEKREGLLDAVSLFSDELTEELLEGTPTEARIKEAIRRGVLQLKFVPVFMGSAFKNKGVQKLLDGVADFLASPYDVVNRAKEVGNEENEVIMESDPEKPLVCLAFKLEDGRYGQLTYVRVYQGKLEKGMTIYNASNNKRHNVGRLVRMHSNEMEDITKAEAGDIVALFGIDCASGDTFTDGKVKVTMESMFVPSPVISLTIECKESKQLPNLAKALNRFTKEDPTFQTEMDKESGQTIIKGMGELHLEVYIERMKREYGVDLVTGAPQVAYRETITKSADFDYTHKKQTGGQGQFSRVAGIMDPIPLDEGKDYEFVDKIVGGSIPREYIGSCDKGFRSCLERGSLIGFPIIGVRCTINDGAYHDVDSSDMAFQIGARYAFRQGFSKAAPIILEPIMKVDVEGPSEFQGAILASINQRRGMILNTTEEGGYAKIEAEVPLADMFGYSTVLRSSTQGKAEFAMEFSKYAPVPRNVAEELMKKYKVNSKDDE; via the coding sequence ATGACCGCAACGACAGCGACAAAAAGGGATCCAAAATTAGAGAAAATCCGTAATATCGGAATTTCTGCACACATTGACTCAGGGAAAACCACCCTGACAGAACGTATTTTATTCTATACGAACAAAATCCACGCCATCCATGAGGTGCGCGGAAAAGACGGCGTTGGTGCCACTATGGACAGTATGGACTTGGAGCGTGAGCGTGGGATTACAATCCAGTCAGCCGCTACCTACGCCACTTGGAAAGACATTACCATCAACATCATTGACACACCAGGCCACGTGGATTTCACCATCGAGGTGGAGCGCTCCCTTAGGGTACTTGATTCAGCGATTATGGTACTCTGTGGGGTGGCGGGTGTGCAATCTCAGTCCATCACAGTAGACCGACAGATGAAGCGATACAGTGTCCCTCGTGTTGCCTTCATCAACAAATTGGACAGAACTGGTGCCAACCCTTGGCGTGTGATCGAACAACTCAGAGAAAAATTACACCTAAACGCACATGCCGTCCAAATCCCAATCGGATTGGAAAACGACCTAAAAGGAATCATAGACCTCATTGAGATGAAGGCATATTACTTCGAAGGTCCCAACGGTCAGGACATCAAAATCACTGAAATCCCTGAGGAGTTAAAAGCCCAAGCAGAAGAAAAAAGAGAAGGATTACTCGATGCAGTATCCCTCTTCAGTGATGAATTGACTGAAGAACTTTTAGAAGGCACACCTACTGAAGCAAGAATCAAGGAAGCAATCCGACGAGGGGTGCTCCAACTTAAGTTTGTTCCTGTTTTTATGGGATCAGCTTTCAAAAACAAAGGTGTTCAAAAGCTACTCGATGGCGTAGCAGACTTTTTAGCCTCTCCCTATGATGTTGTGAACAGAGCCAAAGAAGTAGGCAATGAAGAAAATGAAGTCATCATGGAATCTGACCCTGAAAAACCTCTTGTTTGTTTAGCATTTAAACTTGAAGATGGAAGGTATGGGCAGCTAACATACGTTCGTGTTTACCAAGGCAAACTCGAAAAAGGTATGACCATTTACAATGCCTCCAACAACAAACGTCACAACGTTGGTAGATTGGTGCGTATGCACTCCAATGAAATGGAAGACATTACCAAAGCAGAGGCTGGAGATATTGTTGCCCTTTTTGGTATTGATTGTGCCTCAGGGGATACATTCACTGATGGAAAAGTCAAAGTAACAATGGAATCAATGTTTGTTCCAAGCCCTGTTATTTCCCTTACCATCGAGTGCAAAGAATCAAAACAACTCCCGAACTTAGCAAAGGCATTGAACCGATTCACAAAAGAAGACCCAACTTTCCAAACGGAAATGGACAAGGAATCCGGCCAGACCATCATCAAAGGTATGGGTGAATTGCACTTAGAAGTCTATATCGAAAGGATGAAGAGAGAGTATGGTGTGGATTTAGTGACGGGAGCACCGCAAGTTGCCTACCGCGAAACCATCACCAAATCTGCTGATTTTGATTACACTCACAAAAAGCAAACTGGTGGCCAGGGACAATTCTCACGTGTGGCAGGCATCATGGATCCAATTCCTTTGGATGAAGGCAAGGACTATGAATTTGTAGATAAGATCGTTGGTGGATCTATCCCTCGTGAGTACATTGGATCTTGCGACAAAGGATTCCGTTCCTGTTTGGAAAGAGGATCGCTCATTGGATTCCCAATTATTGGAGTTCGCTGTACAATCAACGATGGAGCATACCACGATGTGGACTCCTCGGATATGGCCTTCCAAATTGGTGCACGGTATGCATTCAGACAAGGCTTCTCAAAAGCCGCTCCCATCATCCTAGAACCAATCATGAAAGTGGATGTGGAAGGACCGTCTGAGTTCCAAGGTGCCATCCTTGCCTCCATTAACCAAAGACGAGGTATGATCTTAAACACAACCGAGGAAGGTGGCTATGCAAAGATTGAAGCTGAAGTCCCTCTCGCGGACATGTTTGGTTACTCCACTGTGCTTCGTTCCTCCACACAAGGAAAGGCAGAGTTTGCTATGGAATTTTCCAAGTATGCTCCTGTCCCAAGAAACGTGGCCGAAGAGTTAATGAAAAAATACAAAGTCAATAGCAAAGACGACGAATAA
- a CDS encoding decaprenyl-phosphate phosphoribosyltransferase, producing the protein MLILYLRLMRLPQWIKNLILFAGLIFSKKVFELDALGKVSLAFFFFSLVASSQYVFNDFLDREEDAKHPEKKHRPIASGELDVGIALAITGIILPFALIGSYLLSVPFFFLTIFYLGFNIIYSKVLKHIVILDVMSISIGFVLRAIAGALVIGVQFSNWLLLCTFMLALFWGFSKRRGEISILKDQAGKHRKILQEYSIEFLDLMMAIVATLTLVSYVMYTVSPTTAKSLGTEHMVYTVPIVVYAIFRSLYIIYIKNMGHDPTRAILTDKAVLVSGVLWLLLVLSLMFGNFSGLVPVL; encoded by the coding sequence ATGTTGATTCTCTATCTAAGATTGATGAGACTTCCGCAGTGGATCAAAAACTTGATCCTATTTGCTGGTCTAATTTTTTCTAAAAAAGTATTCGAATTAGATGCTTTAGGTAAAGTTTCATTAGCCTTCTTTTTCTTTTCTCTCGTTGCCAGTTCCCAGTATGTTTTCAATGATTTTTTAGACCGTGAGGAAGATGCAAAACACCCTGAAAAAAAACATAGACCCATTGCCAGTGGGGAACTAGACGTTGGCATTGCTCTTGCGATCACAGGTATTATTTTACCCTTTGCCTTGATTGGCTCCTATTTACTCTCTGTGCCTTTTTTCTTTCTAACTATATTTTATTTAGGATTTAACATTATCTATAGTAAGGTGCTCAAACACATTGTGATTCTGGATGTGATGAGTATTTCAATCGGTTTCGTATTACGGGCGATTGCAGGTGCCTTGGTGATCGGGGTACAATTTTCAAATTGGTTGTTGTTGTGTACATTTATGTTGGCTTTGTTTTGGGGATTTTCCAAACGCAGGGGAGAGATCTCTATCCTTAAAGACCAGGCTGGCAAACACAGAAAGATATTGCAGGAATATTCCATTGAGTTTTTGGATTTGATGATGGCGATCGTAGCTACATTAACGCTTGTTAGCTATGTCATGTATACTGTTAGTCCCACTACCGCAAAAAGTTTGGGCACGGAACATATGGTCTATACAGTGCCGATTGTAGTTTATGCTATTTTTAGAAGTTTGTACATCATCTACATCAAGAATATGGGGCATGACCCAACGAGAGCCATTCTGACTGATAAGGCAGTTTTGGTTTCCGGGGTTCTCTGGCTCCTTTTGGTATTATCTCTAATGTTTGGAAACTTTTCTGGTCTTGTCCCCGTCCTATAA
- a CDS encoding TrkH family potassium uptake protein has translation MYLSRLRRFFRTMSFARVVCFGFLSAILLGSFFLYGNEAGNLSYVDSVYLSASAICVTGLSPIPISSLSYSTHWILLVLIQIGGLGIISFTVIIGFLISKGISRNTKFNAFVVAAIDKDDPKTDSMSTGEVNRILISVVNISFIVELLGAIGLFLHMPEAVEGDNPRWFFSLFTSVSAFNNAGFSIVDDLSGLRAEPFCLYIVSALVILGGIGFPVIILLEKILLTVIFRIVDRIEVVTETLMMRKSLKTGKIPKLLFVPTVLSAFLEGRIEDYNDHIRGESTRIQSKLLVYGSLLLILFGTLGVYFLEAGNPHTLSPMDVSERFANAFFISVCSRTAGFATLDFGNLTDASIIIITTLMFIGGGPQGTAGGIKITTFTLLLAYLKNVIQPSKPVMLFGEVISKNSVAVAIRVYFLATLVFAGAFIVLGVLDGNQHSLHVIFFELVSAFSTVGFSLNLTSQLADVEKILYVFLMFVGRVGIFTVLIAATGHSGVPKMGASDDGVKIQVG, from the coding sequence ATGTATTTATCACGTCTTAGGCGATTTTTTCGCACGATGTCTTTTGCCCGGGTTGTCTGCTTCGGTTTTCTCTCTGCCATCCTTTTAGGTTCTTTCTTTCTTTATGGAAATGAGGCGGGGAATCTGAGTTACGTGGATTCCGTTTACCTCTCTGCCTCAGCTATCTGTGTGACAGGCCTTTCGCCCATACCTATCAGCAGCCTTAGTTATTCTACTCATTGGATACTTTTGGTGCTCATCCAAATTGGTGGGCTCGGGATTATCAGTTTTACTGTTATCATAGGTTTTTTAATCAGTAAGGGCATATCGCGGAATACAAAATTTAATGCATTTGTGGTCGCTGCCATCGACAAAGATGATCCAAAGACGGACTCTATGTCAACAGGAGAAGTGAACCGTATTTTGATCTCGGTGGTGAATATTTCTTTCATCGTAGAGTTGTTAGGTGCTATTGGTTTGTTTTTGCACATGCCAGAGGCAGTAGAGGGAGACAACCCTCGTTGGTTTTTTTCACTCTTTACCTCTGTATCTGCTTTTAATAACGCAGGGTTTTCGATCGTGGATGATTTGAGTGGCCTTAGGGCAGAACCATTTTGTTTGTACATTGTGAGCGCATTAGTAATCTTAGGTGGTATTGGTTTTCCGGTTATCATTCTTTTAGAAAAGATTCTTCTCACCGTCATCTTTCGGATCGTAGACAGGATAGAAGTAGTGACAGAGACTTTGATGATGCGCAAGTCCTTAAAAACAGGAAAGATTCCCAAACTTTTATTTGTCCCTACTGTCCTTAGTGCTTTTTTGGAAGGGAGAATTGAAGATTATAACGACCACATACGAGGAGAATCAACAAGAATCCAATCAAAACTTTTAGTCTATGGCTCATTATTACTGATTTTATTTGGGACCTTGGGAGTTTATTTTTTAGAGGCTGGCAATCCACATACTTTGTCACCAATGGATGTTTCTGAAAGATTTGCGAATGCATTTTTTATCTCTGTCTGCTCTCGTACCGCAGGTTTTGCGACATTGGATTTTGGAAATCTAACTGACGCTTCCATCATTATCATAACAACTTTAATGTTTATCGGAGGTGGTCCGCAAGGAACGGCTGGCGGTATCAAAATCACAACATTCACTCTTCTATTAGCATATTTGAAAAATGTGATCCAGCCATCAAAACCAGTTATGTTGTTTGGTGAGGTGATTTCTAAAAACTCAGTAGCAGTGGCTATCCGAGTTTATTTTTTAGCTACCTTAGTATTTGCAGGCGCTTTTATTGTATTGGGTGTGTTAGATGGGAATCAACATTCGCTGCATGTGATTTTCTTTGAACTCGTTTCTGCATTCTCCACAGTTGGGTTCAGTTTGAACTTGACATCACAGCTTGCCGATGTAGAAAAAATTCTTTATGTTTTCCTTATGTTTGTGGGTAGAGTCGGAATTTTTACAGTTCTTATCGCTGCCACAGGTCATTCGGGCGTACCAAAGATGGGCGCAAGTGACGATGGAGTAAAAATACAAGTAGGTTAA
- the cysK gene encoding cysteine synthase A, translating into MKFNSILEAIGNTPHIRLSRLFGDSHEIWLKLERQNPGGSIKDRIALAMIEDAEKSGKLTKNSVIIEPTSGNTGIGLAMVAAVKGYPITLVMPEHMSIERRRIMAAYGANFELTPREKGMPGAIAKATEMVASNPNAWMPQQFENEANIEVHRKTTAEEIAKDFPNGLDYMITGVGTGGHISGCAEILKQKFPNLKVFAVEPEGSPVLSGGKPGPHPLQGIGAGFIPKNCKTDLLDGIITVGKEEAFEMAVNIAKKEGVFIGASSGASLAAVAKKLKEIPAGSKVLTFCYDTGERYLSVDGLFV; encoded by the coding sequence ATGAAATTTAACAGCATTTTAGAAGCAATTGGAAATACACCTCACATCCGACTTTCTCGACTTTTCGGGGATTCTCATGAGATTTGGCTGAAATTAGAGCGCCAAAATCCTGGTGGGTCCATCAAAGATAGGATTGCCTTAGCCATGATTGAGGATGCAGAAAAGTCGGGAAAACTGACAAAAAATTCTGTCATCATTGAACCTACTTCGGGAAATACCGGGATAGGATTGGCAATGGTTGCTGCAGTCAAAGGTTATCCTATAACACTTGTTATGCCAGAGCACATGTCAATAGAAAGAAGACGCATCATGGCAGCTTATGGTGCCAATTTTGAGCTTACACCTAGAGAAAAGGGAATGCCAGGTGCCATTGCAAAAGCTACAGAAATGGTAGCCTCGAACCCAAATGCATGGATGCCCCAACAATTTGAAAATGAAGCAAACATAGAAGTTCATAGAAAAACTACCGCAGAAGAGATAGCGAAAGATTTTCCAAATGGTTTGGACTACATGATCACAGGTGTGGGAACAGGTGGTCATATTTCTGGTTGTGCAGAGATCTTAAAACAAAAGTTTCCCAATTTGAAAGTGTTCGCGGTGGAACCGGAAGGCTCACCTGTGTTAAGTGGTGGAAAACCTGGCCCACACCCTCTGCAAGGGATTGGAGCAGGCTTCATTCCTAAAAACTGCAAAACAGATTTATTGGATGGGATCATAACGGTCGGTAAAGAGGAAGCATTTGAAATGGCAGTGAACATTGCCAAGAAAGAAGGTGTTTTTATCGGTGCCTCTTCTGGAGCTAGTTTGGCCGCTGTTGCAAAAAAATTAAAAGAGATTCCAGCTGGTTCTAAGGTATTGACTTTCTGCTACGATACAGGCGAGAGATATCTTTCAGTTGATGGGCTCTTTGTTTAA
- a CDS encoding polyhydroxyalkanoate synthesis regulator DNA-binding domain-containing protein, with translation MKLLKRYANRRLYDPETSSTITLEDVAKMIIGGEEIKVLDNMTGEDITPKILGQTFLKVSLGQRNEDFSNFMLTSLIRETGRDISGLFERLVLGGIGANYLTRDRLEKIITSMVDLGELKEVDFSNYREDLLRKMASRASEKKEQIQKDLEKFSQSLQEKDTSTLGDLSEKLKEVAEKLKEN, from the coding sequence ATGAAGCTCCTGAAACGCTACGCAAATAGACGGCTCTATGACCCAGAGACAAGTTCTACCATTACTTTGGAGGACGTAGCAAAGATGATCATCGGAGGAGAAGAGATCAAAGTTTTAGATAATATGACAGGTGAGGACATCACACCAAAAATCCTGGGTCAGACCTTTTTAAAGGTCAGTTTAGGACAGAGGAATGAGGATTTCTCCAATTTTATGCTCACCTCTCTAATTCGGGAAACAGGACGAGACATTTCCGGGCTTTTCGAACGTTTGGTTCTCGGTGGGATCGGCGCCAATTACCTGACAAGGGATAGATTGGAAAAGATCATAACGTCCATGGTAGATTTAGGAGAATTGAAAGAGGTCGACTTTAGCAATTACCGGGAGGACTTACTTCGAAAAATGGCATCTCGTGCCAGTGAGAAAAAAGAACAGATCCAAAAAGACTTGGAAAAATTTTCGCAAAGTCTACAAGAAAAAGACACGAGCACCTTGGGCGATCTTTCGGAGAAATTGAAGGAAGTTGCCGAGAAACTCAAAGAAAATTGA
- a CDS encoding TlpA family protein disulfide reductase, with protein MIFWKNWPYSWKMVLAFLLFFGATLGFARFRANLSHPRISFESLSVQPTDVKAWEGKPKIVYFWATWCTVCKTYSYILNQNLKLLDEQMVFLSVVEDEPGKEFDSYIAHNPIHYPVYHGSYSLLQDWGVSAFPTTVFLNSHGEVVFYDTGIISPLSFWLRSLLTKVL; from the coding sequence ATGATCTTTTGGAAAAATTGGCCGTATTCATGGAAAATGGTTCTTGCCTTTCTCCTGTTCTTTGGAGCAACGCTCGGCTTTGCCCGGTTTCGCGCAAATCTGAGCCACCCTCGCATTTCTTTTGAATCCCTTTCTGTCCAACCTACGGACGTGAAGGCCTGGGAGGGGAAACCAAAGATTGTCTACTTTTGGGCAACATGGTGTACGGTTTGCAAAACCTATTCATACATCCTGAACCAAAACTTAAAACTTTTGGATGAACAAATGGTATTTCTTTCTGTTGTTGAGGATGAGCCTGGTAAGGAGTTTGATTCCTATATCGCGCACAACCCAATCCATTACCCAGTCTACCATGGTTCTTACTCTCTTCTCCAAGACTGGGGAGTGAGCGCTTTCCCCACCACTGTCTTTCTCAATTCTCATGGTGAGGTGGTATTTTATGATACGGGCATAATCAGCCCGCTGAGTTTTTGGCTCAGGTCCCTACTCACGAAGGTTCTCTGA